One window of Thermoanaerobaculia bacterium genomic DNA carries:
- a CDS encoding type 1 glutamine amidotransferase domain-containing protein — protein sequence MAKKIDGMRVAILATEGFEQSELLEPKKALEKEGAVAEVVSPKAGKIRGWEGGDWGKEVDVDVLLEEADPSRYEALVLPGGVMNPDKLRMNPRAVAFVKSFVESGKPIAAICHGPWTLIEAGAARGRRMTSWPSLQTDLRNAGAQWVDEEAVVDDGIVTSRKPADLPAFHRKMLEEFEERRHARAGAETARTRA from the coding sequence ATGGCGAAGAAGATCGACGGAATGAGGGTCGCGATCCTCGCGACCGAGGGTTTCGAACAGTCGGAGCTCCTCGAGCCGAAGAAAGCGCTCGAGAAGGAGGGGGCGGTCGCCGAGGTCGTTTCTCCGAAAGCAGGAAAGATTCGCGGATGGGAAGGGGGCGACTGGGGGAAGGAAGTGGACGTCGACGTCCTGCTCGAAGAGGCGGACCCGTCCCGCTACGAGGCGCTCGTTCTGCCCGGCGGGGTCATGAACCCCGACAAGCTCCGGATGAACCCGCGCGCGGTCGCGTTCGTGAAGAGCTTCGTCGAGTCGGGAAAACCGATCGCCGCGATCTGCCACGGCCCGTGGACCCTGATCGAGGCGGGCGCCGCGCGCGGTCGCCGCATGACCTCGTGGCCTTCCCTGCAGACCGATCTGCGGAACGCGGGAGCGCAATGGGTCGACGAGGAGGCGGTGGTGGACGACGGCATCGTCACGAGCCGCAAGCCCGCCGACCTTCCGGCTTTCCACCGGAAGATGCTCGAGGAGTTCGAGGAACGGCGCCACGCGCGCGCGGGAGCGGAGACCGCCCGCACCCGGGCATAA
- a CDS encoding lmo0937 family membrane protein — MLLTIAIILFIAWILGFFAFHVTAGFIHLLIVFAVIAFVVHLFTGRRSVV, encoded by the coding sequence ATGCTGCTGACCATCGCCATCATCCTGTTCATCGCCTGGATCCTGGGGTTCTTCGCGTTCCACGTCACCGCCGGGTTCATTCATCTCCTGATCGTGTTCGCGGTGATCGCGTTCGTCGTCCATCTCTTCACCGGCCGCCGGTCCGTCGTCTGA